A part of Pararhizobium sp. A13 genomic DNA contains:
- a CDS encoding AraC family transcriptional regulator, producing MTFQPRMNNRISGFSVSGLNRRVWNGIVADLWDVECAPVAGGFYVADDPRLFIVLDAKGGGRRNIRLRQMQQAVAEDSRRQVISYIPAGMELWAEMVDVNYVRHLDLHFNAETLSRRLMEDLDPRKLTMPRLMFSEPRFLALAELIAAECANPQPLHDLYGDGLSVALFIDVMRLGPVRSRKRSELAAWQLRRSIDYIEENCLRGIRLEELAALTGLSQSYFSHAFKASTGLPPHQWQMKARIERAKTLMLAGGLPMSVVAAETGFADQAHFTRVFRKMVGATPATWAKSQRL from the coding sequence ATGACCTTTCAGCCGCGCATGAACAACAGGATTTCCGGGTTCTCCGTCAGCGGCCTGAACCGGCGCGTGTGGAACGGCATCGTCGCCGATCTCTGGGATGTCGAATGTGCGCCGGTCGCCGGCGGCTTCTACGTGGCCGATGATCCGCGGCTGTTCATCGTGCTTGATGCCAAGGGTGGCGGTCGGCGCAATATCCGGCTGCGCCAGATGCAGCAGGCGGTTGCGGAAGACAGCCGGCGGCAGGTGATCTCCTATATTCCCGCCGGCATGGAACTCTGGGCCGAGATGGTGGACGTCAACTATGTCCGCCACCTCGATCTGCATTTCAACGCCGAAACCCTTAGCCGCCGGCTGATGGAAGACCTCGATCCACGCAAGCTGACCATGCCGCGCCTGATGTTTTCCGAACCGCGTTTCCTGGCGCTGGCGGAACTGATCGCTGCTGAATGCGCCAATCCGCAGCCGCTGCATGATCTCTATGGCGACGGCCTGTCGGTGGCGCTGTTCATCGATGTCATGCGGCTCGGCCCCGTGCGGTCACGCAAGCGCAGCGAACTGGCGGCCTGGCAGTTGCGCCGCTCGATCGACTATATCGAGGAAAACTGCCTGCGCGGCATCCGGCTAGAGGAGTTGGCGGCGCTCACCGGCCTGTCGCAGTCCTACTTCAGCCATGCCTTCAAGGCCTCCACCGGCCTGCCGCCGCATCAATGGCAGATGAAGGCCCGCATCGAGCGCGCCAAGACACTGATGCTCGCGGGCGGCCTGCCGATGAGTGTCGTGGCCGCCGAAACCGGTTTTGCCGACCAGGCGCATTTCACCCGCGTTTTCCGCAAGATGGTCGGGGCGACGCCTGCGACCTGGGCGAAAAGCCAGCGACTGTGA
- the nudC gene encoding NAD(+) diphosphatase: MTKSIFELHSPHPEPSTLVAFAENHLDRQSEHRPDDCVEVAFRKEGAHVFAFSGGKLVVKHDEKIIDPLFAPYELAGLEPVLDDAILLGFLANGEPRLAVPVGLTEETLPEPFKLADGRTLYRQQMLPDELLGQFAQASSLITWNAANRFCGKCGSAMEGKAGGYRRVCTACGHMVFPRTDPVVIMLTIDVERDLCLLGRSPHFPEGMYSCLAGFVEPGETIENAVRRETHEESGIRAGRVRYHASQPWPMPHTLMIGCYAEAQSRDIHRDEHELEDCRWFTREETAAMLARNTGVTLAAGELGPPPKGAIAHQLMRDWLDWPR; encoded by the coding sequence ATGACGAAATCGATCTTCGAACTGCACAGCCCGCACCCCGAGCCGAGCACGCTCGTTGCCTTCGCCGAGAATCATCTGGACCGGCAATCCGAACATCGACCGGACGATTGCGTCGAAGTCGCCTTCCGCAAGGAGGGCGCGCATGTCTTCGCTTTTTCCGGCGGCAAGCTGGTCGTCAAGCACGACGAGAAGATCATCGATCCGCTGTTTGCGCCCTATGAGCTCGCGGGCCTCGAGCCCGTGCTCGACGATGCGATCCTGCTCGGCTTCCTGGCCAACGGCGAGCCGCGGCTGGCGGTTCCGGTCGGGTTGACCGAGGAAACGCTTCCCGAACCCTTCAAGCTTGCCGATGGCCGCACGCTTTATCGCCAGCAGATGCTGCCAGACGAGTTGCTCGGCCAGTTCGCGCAGGCGTCAAGCCTGATCACATGGAATGCGGCGAACCGGTTCTGCGGAAAATGCGGCTCGGCGATGGAAGGCAAGGCCGGCGGTTACCGCCGCGTTTGCACCGCCTGCGGCCACATGGTTTTCCCACGCACCGACCCGGTAGTCATCATGCTGACCATCGATGTCGAGCGCGACCTCTGCCTGCTCGGCCGCAGCCCGCATTTTCCGGAAGGCATGTATTCCTGCCTGGCAGGCTTCGTCGAGCCGGGCGAAACCATTGAGAATGCCGTGCGGCGCGAAACCCACGAGGAATCCGGCATCCGCGCCGGCCGCGTCCGCTACCATGCCTCGCAGCCCTGGCCGATGCCACACACGCTGATGATCGGCTGCTACGCCGAGGCCCAGTCCCGCGACATCCACCGTGACGAGCACGAACTGGAGGATTGCCGCTGGTTCACCCGTGAGGAAACGGCCGCGATGCTGGCACGCAATACCGGCGTGACGCTGGCCGCCGGCGAACTCGGCCCGCCGCCGAAGGGTGCCATCGCTCACCAGCTGATGCGCGACTGGCTGGATTGGCCGCGATAA
- a CDS encoding cytochrome c family protein produces MNSYVNMGVGAFLGTVFVLMSVSIASEGIFHSEAPEKEGFAIIAEEGASEAGAGGAAEAEVDIKPLLASADPAAGATVFKKCASCHTSEKGGPNKVGPNLWGVVERPIASHEGFSYSAGMKTFAEANKTWTYDHLSFFVEAPKKHVPGTAMGFAGVKKPEERANLLAWLREQADSPVALPDASAAATPAAEGEAVKPAAEGEATKPATEAAPAQ; encoded by the coding sequence ATGAACTCATATGTGAACATGGGCGTGGGTGCCTTTCTTGGTACGGTCTTTGTTTTGATGTCCGTATCGATCGCATCGGAAGGCATTTTCCATTCGGAAGCTCCCGAGAAGGAAGGTTTCGCCATCATCGCTGAGGAAGGCGCATCGGAAGCCGGTGCCGGTGGCGCGGCAGAAGCCGAAGTCGATATCAAGCCGCTGCTTGCATCGGCCGATCCGGCTGCCGGCGCGACCGTCTTCAAAAAATGCGCGAGCTGTCACACCTCGGAAAAGGGCGGCCCGAACAAGGTCGGCCCGAATCTCTGGGGCGTGGTCGAGCGTCCGATCGCCTCGCATGAGGGCTTCAGCTATTCGGCCGGCATGAAGACCTTCGCCGAAGCCAACAAGACCTGGACCTACGACCATCTGAGCTTCTTCGTCGAAGCGCCGAAGAAGCACGTTCCCGGCACGGCGATGGGTTTTGCCGGCGTCAAGAAGCCGGAAGAGCGCGCCAACCTGCTTGCCTGGCTGCGCGAACAGGCTGATTCGCCGGTTGCACTGCCCGACGCGTCCGCTGCGGCGACGCCTGCCGCCGAAGGCGAAGCTGTAAAGCCGGCTGCCGAAGGCGAGGCAACGAAGCCTGCGACGGAAGCCGCGCCGGCTCAATAA
- a CDS encoding prephenate dehydratase, whose amino-acid sequence MITKTNRISFQGDYGANSDMACRDMFPDMEPLPCQTFEDAFLAVENGEADLAMIPIENTIAGRVADIHHLLPESRLHIIGEYFMPIRFQLMVLPGVSRDEIRTVHSHIHALGQCRMIVRANGWKPVVAGDTAGAAKLVAEKGDRSMAALAPRLAADLYKLEIIAENVEDTENNVTRFVVLSRDAKEIKRQSEKDVIVTTFVFNVRNIPASLYKALGGFATNGINMTKLESYQLGGKFIATQFYADIEGHPDDPHVRQALDELRYFSEKVRILGSYAAHPMRLVL is encoded by the coding sequence ATGATCACCAAGACCAACCGCATCTCCTTCCAGGGCGACTATGGCGCCAACTCCGACATGGCCTGCCGCGACATGTTCCCGGACATGGAGCCACTGCCCTGCCAGACCTTCGAGGACGCGTTCCTGGCCGTCGAGAACGGCGAGGCCGATCTTGCCATGATCCCGATCGAAAACACCATCGCCGGCCGCGTCGCTGACATCCATCACCTGCTGCCCGAATCACGGCTGCACATCATCGGCGAATATTTCATGCCGATCCGCTTCCAGCTGATGGTGCTGCCGGGCGTGTCGCGCGACGAGATCCGAACCGTGCACAGCCACATTCATGCGCTCGGCCAGTGCCGCATGATCGTCCGCGCCAATGGCTGGAAGCCGGTGGTGGCCGGCGATACAGCGGGCGCTGCCAAGCTGGTGGCGGAAAAAGGCGACCGGTCGATGGCCGCCCTTGCGCCGCGGCTCGCCGCCGATCTCTACAAGCTCGAGATTATCGCGGAAAACGTAGAGGACACGGAAAACAACGTCACGCGATTCGTCGTCCTCTCGCGCGACGCAAAGGAGATCAAGCGGCAATCGGAAAAGGACGTCATCGTCACCACCTTCGTCTTCAACGTCCGCAACATTCCGGCCTCGCTCTACAAGGCGCTCGGTGGCTTTGCCACCAATGGCATCAACATGACGAAGCTCGAGAGCTACCAGCTCGGCGGCAAGTTCATCGCCACGCAATTCTATGCCGATATCGAAGGCCATCCGGACGATCCGCATGTGCGCCAGGCTCTGGATGAGCTGCGGTATTTTTCCGAGAAGGTCCGCATCCTCGGCTCCTACGCCGCCCACCCCATGCGGCTCGTCCTGTAG
- a CDS encoding 3-deoxy-manno-octulosonate cytidylyltransferase — protein MNSDNLDKTLILIPARMASTRLPGKPLADICGLPMIVQVALRAKDSQAGRIVVAVDHQDVFDAITAAGFEAVMTRVDHQSGSDRIYEALLKSDPEGKAETIINVQGDLPTIEPETIRAALRPLENPEVDIATLTVEIEDEEEKLNPNVVKVVGSPLSGTRLKALYFTRATAPHGKGPLYHHIGLYAYRRAALEKFVSLPPSTLEKRESLEQLRALEAGMRIDVEIVKSIPLGVDTPADLEKARRLLSAKA, from the coding sequence ATGAATAGCGACAATTTGGACAAAACCCTCATTCTCATTCCTGCCCGCATGGCCTCGACGCGCCTTCCAGGCAAGCCGCTCGCCGACATTTGCGGCCTCCCGATGATCGTACAGGTCGCCTTGCGGGCAAAGGACTCACAGGCCGGACGGATCGTCGTCGCCGTCGATCATCAGGACGTATTCGATGCAATAACCGCTGCCGGTTTCGAGGCGGTGATGACCCGGGTGGACCACCAGTCCGGTTCCGACCGCATTTATGAAGCCCTTCTGAAGAGCGATCCGGAAGGCAAGGCGGAGACCATCATCAACGTTCAGGGCGATCTGCCGACGATCGAGCCGGAGACCATCCGCGCCGCCCTGCGGCCGCTGGAAAACCCGGAGGTCGATATTGCCACGCTGACGGTGGAGATCGAGGATGAGGAAGAAAAGCTCAATCCGAACGTCGTCAAGGTCGTCGGGTCGCCTCTGTCAGGTACGCGTCTGAAGGCGCTTTATTTCACCCGCGCCACCGCGCCGCACGGCAAAGGCCCCCTCTACCATCATATCGGCCTCTACGCCTATCGGCGCGCTGCGCTGGAAAAGTTCGTGTCACTGCCGCCCTCGACGTTGGAAAAACGCGAATCGCTGGAACAGTTGCGAGCACTCGAAGCCGGCATGCGCATCGATGTCGAAATCGTCAAATCCATTCCGCTTGGCGTCGATACGCCGGCCGATCTTGAAAAAGCCCGGCGCCTTCTTTCCGCAAAAGCCTGA
- a CDS encoding alpha/beta hydrolase, whose protein sequence is MSNGVSATSATAKRSRRIAVALSLSMALSGCGGHVKGVMEPLNLAEEPSGNAVVDMLVATSRRPSDNPATLFSGERSTNPSITDVAVSIPSSKERVAGTVQWPKKLPPNPETDFAVVRVQPVKTVQEGHDWVRRHSKGGHAMVFIHGFNNTYEDSVFRFAQIVHDSGADVTPILFTWPSRAKVFDYNYDKESTNYSRTSLERVLKALVEDKNVKDITILAHSMGTWLAMESIRQMAIRDGSLPKKIENVILASPDIDVDVFARQWSELGDKRPNFTIFVSQDDRALALSRYISGDVQRLGQINPAEEPYKTKLEAAGITVVDLTKVKSTDRLNHGKFAESPQIVQLIGQRLVTGQTLTDSDVGLGDGITAVVAGTASNIGKITASTVATPVDLLSGNLKPSPKKRPGDLDTTLQGENAPLN, encoded by the coding sequence ATGTCGAACGGCGTCTCGGCGACGTCAGCAACGGCGAAACGCAGTCGGCGAATTGCTGTCGCATTGTCGCTCTCCATGGCGCTTTCGGGCTGCGGCGGTCATGTGAAGGGCGTCATGGAACCGCTCAACCTCGCCGAGGAACCAAGCGGCAACGCCGTCGTCGACATGCTGGTGGCGACCAGCCGGCGGCCGTCCGACAACCCAGCCACCCTGTTTTCCGGTGAGCGCAGCACGAATCCCTCCATCACCGACGTCGCCGTCTCCATTCCGTCGAGCAAGGAGCGCGTTGCCGGCACCGTGCAATGGCCGAAGAAGCTGCCGCCCAATCCCGAAACGGACTTCGCCGTGGTGCGCGTCCAGCCGGTTAAAACGGTCCAGGAAGGCCATGACTGGGTGCGCCGGCATTCGAAGGGCGGACATGCGATGGTGTTCATCCATGGCTTCAACAACACCTATGAGGATTCGGTCTTCCGCTTCGCTCAGATCGTCCACGATTCCGGCGCCGACGTGACCCCCATCCTGTTCACCTGGCCATCGCGCGCAAAAGTGTTCGACTATAACTACGACAAGGAAAGCACCAACTATTCGCGTACCTCGCTGGAAAGGGTGCTGAAGGCGCTGGTCGAGGACAAGAACGTCAAGGACATCACCATTCTCGCCCATTCGATGGGAACCTGGCTGGCGATGGAATCGATCCGCCAGATGGCAATCCGTGACGGGTCGCTGCCGAAAAAGATCGAAAACGTCATCCTCGCCTCACCGGATATCGATGTCGACGTGTTTGCCCGGCAATGGAGCGAGCTGGGCGACAAGCGGCCGAACTTCACCATCTTCGTCTCCCAGGACGACCGGGCGCTTGCGCTCTCCCGCTATATATCCGGCGACGTCCAGCGGCTGGGCCAAATCAATCCGGCGGAAGAACCCTACAAGACCAAGCTCGAAGCCGCGGGCATCACCGTCGTCGATCTGACCAAGGTGAAATCCACCGATCGGCTGAACCACGGCAAGTTCGCCGAAAGCCCGCAGATCGTGCAGCTGATCGGCCAGCGGCTGGTCACCGGTCAAACGCTGACGGATTCGGATGTCGGCCTTGGCGACGGCATCACGGCAGTGGTCGCGGGGACCGCCAGCAACATCGGCAAGATCACCGCCTCCACGGTCGCAACGCCGGTCGATCTTCTCTCCGGAAACCTCAAGCCCTCGCCGAAAAAGAGACCGGGCGATCTCGACACCACCCTCCAAGGTGAAAACGCGCCTCTGAATTAA
- a CDS encoding porin — MTVKTLLLGSAAALMAITGARAADAIVAAEPEPMEYVRVCDAFGAGYFFIPGTETCLKISGYVRSESSFGDDPYSGEDLGWAGFARGTIRLDARNDTEYGTLRSFIELRSQASADSGSTYINSAYIDLAGFRAGYDDSRFDTWLDSAGNIINDDVIDYTGDRTNQVSYVYDAGNGFSALIGLEEGAGDYDTGFAPVPTASYSGGDAPHVIGGVKYEQDWGGIAAVGGYDTYADAFGGKVRVDVKFNDTFSVFLMGGYQSDWDNDKGPGGSRQLNYYGPWYGDWAAWGGFSATLNDKASLNGQLAYEEDGTLAAALNVEYAVVPGLMVQPELNYTDFGGERGSGEAFGGILRVQRNF, encoded by the coding sequence ATGACAGTCAAGACACTCCTCCTCGGCTCGGCGGCTGCATTGATGGCCATAACGGGCGCCCGCGCAGCGGACGCGATCGTCGCTGCGGAACCCGAGCCCATGGAATATGTGCGGGTATGCGACGCCTTCGGAGCAGGCTATTTCTTTATCCCGGGCACCGAGACCTGCCTGAAGATCAGCGGCTATGTGCGATCCGAATCGAGCTTCGGCGACGACCCCTATAGCGGTGAGGATCTTGGCTGGGCAGGGTTTGCGCGCGGAACCATCAGGCTCGATGCCCGTAACGATACGGAATACGGCACACTGCGTTCGTTCATCGAACTGCGCAGCCAGGCGTCCGCCGACAGCGGCTCCACCTACATCAACAGCGCGTATATCGACCTTGCCGGCTTCCGCGCCGGCTATGACGATTCGCGCTTCGATACCTGGCTGGATTCGGCCGGTAACATTATCAACGACGATGTCATCGACTATACCGGTGATCGCACCAACCAGGTGAGCTATGTCTATGACGCCGGAAACGGCTTTTCCGCCCTGATCGGGCTGGAGGAAGGCGCCGGCGACTACGATACAGGCTTTGCTCCTGTCCCGACTGCTTCGTACAGCGGCGGTGACGCGCCACATGTCATCGGCGGCGTGAAATATGAACAGGACTGGGGCGGCATCGCCGCCGTCGGCGGTTATGACACCTACGCCGATGCCTTCGGCGGCAAGGTGCGTGTCGACGTCAAGTTCAACGATACGTTCTCGGTCTTCCTGATGGGCGGCTATCAGTCGGATTGGGACAACGACAAAGGTCCGGGCGGTAGCCGTCAGCTGAACTACTATGGCCCCTGGTATGGCGACTGGGCGGCCTGGGGCGGCTTCTCCGCCACGCTGAACGACAAGGCATCCCTCAACGGCCAGCTTGCCTATGAGGAGGATGGAACCCTGGCGGCGGCGTTGAACGTCGAATACGCGGTGGTTCCCGGCCTTATGGTGCAGCCGGAACTCAACTACACCGATTTCGGCGGCGAGCGCGGCAGCGGCGAGGCCTTCGGCGGCATCCTGCGCGTTCAGCGCAATTTCTGA
- the msrA gene encoding peptide-methionine (S)-S-oxide reductase MsrA, whose amino-acid sequence MFLTEMFNKKTTMPDPQNALPGREAEIPTSARHFVNGHALKGPYPAGDKQVLFGMGCFWGAERMLWQIPGVYVTAAGYSGGFTRNPTYQETTTGLTGHTEVVLVVYDPAQVSFATLLKVFFEEHDPTQGMRQGNDIGTTYRSAIYVEDDAQLAEAIAARDTFQAALAKAGHKSGITTEIARAGAFYFADADHQQYLAKNPNGYCGLRGTGVSCAI is encoded by the coding sequence ATGTTCCTGACCGAAATGTTCAACAAGAAGACGACGATGCCGGACCCGCAAAACGCTCTGCCGGGCCGGGAAGCTGAAATCCCCACCTCTGCCCGCCACTTCGTCAATGGGCATGCGCTGAAAGGCCCCTATCCGGCAGGCGACAAGCAGGTTCTGTTCGGCATGGGTTGCTTCTGGGGCGCCGAGCGGATGCTTTGGCAGATTCCCGGCGTTTATGTGACTGCGGCTGGTTATTCCGGCGGTTTCACCAGAAACCCGACCTATCAGGAAACCACGACAGGGCTGACCGGCCACACCGAGGTCGTGCTGGTCGTCTATGATCCCGCCCAGGTGTCGTTTGCCACGCTGCTGAAGGTGTTCTTCGAGGAGCACGACCCGACGCAGGGCATGCGCCAGGGCAACGATATCGGCACGACGTATCGCTCGGCCATCTACGTCGAGGACGACGCGCAGCTGGCTGAAGCGATCGCCGCGCGCGACACGTTCCAGGCGGCCCTGGCAAAGGCCGGGCACAAAAGCGGGATCACGACGGAAATCGCCAGAGCGGGGGCCTTCTACTTCGCCGATGCGGATCATCAGCAATATCTGGCGAAAAACCCGAACGGATACTGCGGCCTGCGCGGCACCGGCGTCAGTTGTGCCATTTGA
- a CDS encoding AEC family transporter codes for MSDVFLNVVPIFVLILLGWLIVRTNYLKATVGDALGDFVFRVAVPVLLFRTIAEADFKEGSPWPLWVAYFSGVAVVWTLGHLAATLFFKKDARVGVLAGVSSAFANTVFIGLPLVSRNVGEDGVVALSILLSVHLPVMMIAGTILMERAERKTSGKPGQSPLRLLKGILRNLVRNPLVIGLVCGALVHLIDMPLGGPVKVVVDQLASVAAPAALVSIGMALDKYGLVGNTGLASITSVLKLVVLPATVYGACHLLGLNSNWTAALVLTSSVPTGVNAWLIANHFNVGHGLASSTITITTALGVISVSAWAFILL; via the coding sequence ATGTCCGATGTCTTCCTGAATGTCGTGCCGATTTTCGTCCTGATCCTCTTGGGATGGCTGATCGTGCGGACGAACTATCTGAAGGCGACGGTCGGGGACGCACTCGGCGATTTCGTCTTCCGGGTCGCCGTGCCCGTGCTCCTGTTCCGCACCATTGCCGAGGCCGACTTCAAGGAAGGGTCGCCCTGGCCGCTCTGGGTTGCCTATTTCTCCGGCGTCGCGGTCGTATGGACGCTTGGACATCTCGCGGCCACTTTGTTTTTCAAGAAGGACGCGCGGGTCGGCGTGCTCGCCGGCGTCTCCTCCGCCTTCGCCAATACGGTCTTCATCGGCCTGCCGCTCGTCTCCCGCAACGTCGGCGAGGACGGGGTTGTGGCGCTGTCCATCCTGCTGTCGGTGCATCTGCCCGTCATGATGATCGCCGGCACGATCCTGATGGAGCGAGCCGAGCGCAAGACGAGCGGCAAGCCCGGCCAGAGCCCGCTGCGGCTGTTGAAGGGCATCCTGCGCAATCTGGTGCGCAATCCGCTGGTCATCGGCCTTGTCTGCGGAGCACTCGTCCATCTCATCGACATGCCGCTTGGCGGACCGGTCAAGGTCGTCGTCGATCAGCTCGCCTCGGTCGCCGCCCCCGCGGCGCTCGTCTCGATCGGCATGGCGCTCGACAAATACGGCCTCGTTGGCAATACCGGCCTCGCCTCGATCACCAGTGTCCTGAAACTCGTTGTGCTGCCGGCAACCGTCTATGGTGCCTGCCATTTGCTCGGCCTCAACAGCAACTGGACGGCCGCCCTGGTGCTGACCTCATCCGTGCCGACCGGCGTCAATGCCTGGCTGATCGCCAATCATTTCAACGTCGGCCACGGGCTCGCCTCCTCGACGATCACCATCACCACAGCGCTCGGCGTCATCTCGGTTTCGGCCTGGGCCTTTATCCTGCTCTGA
- a CDS encoding BON domain-containing protein, protein MHKQIYTHQDDHPDLTDDDLADKVLRYIQYVALIDTSGLSVMALGRTVVLSGNVSCEAEIGCVEETAASVIGVHLVENQVEVRKH, encoded by the coding sequence ATGCACAAGCAGATTTATACCCATCAGGACGATCATCCGGACCTGACGGACGACGATCTCGCCGACAAGGTTCTGCGCTATATCCAGTATGTTGCGCTGATCGATACGTCGGGGCTATCGGTGATGGCACTCGGCCGGACAGTCGTGCTCAGCGGCAATGTCTCCTGCGAAGCCGAGATCGGCTGCGTCGAGGAAACCGCTGCCTCGGTGATCGGCGTGCATCTGGTGGAGAACCAAGTGGAAGTGAGAAAACACTAA
- a CDS encoding HIT family protein, with translation MPAFDIDERLERDGLLIATLGLCQLRINNDRRWPWLVLIPQRDGVTEIFDLTPLDQAMLTFETNMVASALKKATGATKINVGALGNIVRQLHVHVIARSEGDANWPGPVWGFGTADAWDDTERKAFAARILENL, from the coding sequence TTGCCTGCCTTCGATATCGATGAACGCCTTGAACGCGATGGATTGCTCATCGCCACACTCGGTCTTTGCCAGCTTCGCATCAACAACGACCGCCGCTGGCCCTGGCTGGTGCTCATTCCGCAGCGCGACGGCGTGACGGAAATCTTCGACCTGACGCCGCTCGACCAGGCGATGTTGACTTTCGAGACGAACATGGTCGCTTCGGCATTGAAAAAGGCAACGGGGGCGACGAAGATCAATGTTGGCGCGCTTGGCAATATCGTCCGCCAGCTTCACGTCCATGTCATCGCCCGCAGCGAAGGTGATGCCAATTGGCCGGGGCCGGTCTGGGGTTTCGGGACAGCCGACGCCTGGGACGATACCGAGCGCAAGGCATTCGCAGCACGGATACTGGAAAATCTTTGA